A section of the Polynucleobacter sp. AP-Sving-400A-A2 genome encodes:
- a CDS encoding BCD family MFS transporter produces MKMFTLTWRGKELFENWKRVSPRFLPFADVATKELPLSRLLRLSLFQVSVGMAMVMLIGTLNRVMIVELQVSAALVSIMVALPLLFAPFRALVGFKSDSHKSFLGWRRVPYIWIGAWLQFGGFAIMPFALILLSGDTTWPAWFAQGATGLAFLLVGAGMQTTQTAGLALASDLAQPEARPRVVALMYMMLLVGMAVSSAIFGYLLIDITPLLLIRVVQGVAATTLILNVIAVWKQEPRQPHLTAYSIPTPSFKETWATFTKQGKVIRFLVALGLGTAAFSMQDIILEPYGAEVLGLSVSATTVLTSLTSLGALMAFGLAARYLNRSIDPYRLAAIGALFGILAFSCVIFSEPLLSPTLFRCGAFLIGFGGGLFSVSTLTAAMSFESGGMNGLVLGAWGAVHATASGIAIAAGGVIRDVISSLATSGFLGDGLLSAATGYSFVYHIEFYLLFITLIAIGPLVVMNKQPMMKASRKFGLDELPS; encoded by the coding sequence ATGAAAATGTTTACTCTGACCTGGCGCGGCAAAGAGCTATTTGAAAATTGGAAGCGAGTGAGTCCAAGATTCTTGCCTTTTGCTGATGTTGCCACCAAAGAGTTGCCACTCAGTCGCCTCTTAAGACTATCGCTATTTCAAGTCTCAGTTGGTATGGCAATGGTGATGCTGATTGGTACCCTCAATCGCGTGATGATTGTTGAGTTGCAAGTAAGCGCCGCCTTAGTTTCTATTATGGTTGCCTTGCCACTTCTGTTTGCTCCATTCAGGGCGTTGGTTGGCTTTAAGAGTGATAGTCACAAGTCTTTTCTTGGCTGGCGCAGAGTGCCCTATATCTGGATTGGTGCTTGGCTGCAATTCGGTGGTTTTGCCATCATGCCTTTTGCATTAATTCTGTTGTCTGGTGACACCACCTGGCCGGCTTGGTTTGCACAAGGCGCAACGGGACTCGCTTTTTTATTGGTGGGCGCCGGTATGCAGACTACGCAAACTGCTGGCCTCGCACTAGCATCTGATCTCGCTCAACCTGAAGCCAGACCTAGGGTAGTTGCACTCATGTATATGATGCTGCTGGTTGGCATGGCAGTAAGTAGCGCCATCTTTGGTTATTTGCTGATCGACATCACACCGCTTCTGCTCATTCGGGTAGTACAAGGTGTTGCGGCAACTACCTTAATTCTCAATGTGATTGCAGTTTGGAAACAAGAGCCGCGTCAACCGCATTTAACGGCGTACTCAATTCCAACTCCCAGCTTTAAGGAAACTTGGGCGACTTTTACAAAACAAGGCAAAGTGATCCGTTTCTTAGTGGCCCTGGGCTTAGGTACTGCAGCCTTTAGTATGCAAGATATTATTTTGGAGCCTTACGGTGCCGAAGTATTGGGCTTATCAGTCAGCGCTACAACAGTGCTAACGAGCTTAACTTCCTTGGGTGCTTTAATGGCTTTTGGTTTAGCAGCGCGTTATTTAAATCGCTCTATTGATCCATACCGCCTTGCCGCTATTGGTGCCTTGTTTGGGATTCTGGCATTTAGTTGCGTCATTTTTTCTGAACCACTGCTTTCTCCGACGCTATTTCGTTGTGGTGCATTTTTAATTGGCTTCGGCGGCGGTTTATTTTCTGTGAGCACCTTAACTGCCGCAATGAGTTTTGAATCCGGCGGCATGAATGGTTTAGTGCTCGGAGCTTGGGGCGCGGTACATGCTACTGCATCTGGTATTGCAATTGCCGCTGGCGGGGTGATTCGAGATGTGATTTCTAGTTTAGCGACTAGTGGTTTTTTGGGCGATGGCCTTCTTTCTGCTGCTACAGGCTACAGCTTTGTATATCACATTGAATTTTATTTGCTGTTTATTACCTTGATCGCAATTGGGCCTTTAGTTGTCATGAATAAGCAGCCCATGATGAAGGCTTCTCGGAAGTTTGGTTTAGATGAATTACCAAGTTAA
- a CDS encoding B12-binding domain-containing protein, whose translation MSESLKKTFQSNLGELDNAEMMLWLNKTIESEIIPRLLMGHKLVSANGLNGDETEIEVKQSEIVDFCQTLIDGPVEECFSFIERMKKSGHSLISLYVNLIPASTRRLQELWENDENSFTEVTLALGRAQNLIHQLSPIFVNQSNFSEFQGNALLVNVPGSQHTLGILMLGEFFKLAGWNTTVEIEISSEELKDRIRLQACDLVAISVSTEAQWDTMESLLKEIKIVSKNKEILTMVGGPLFDFKPELVSTCSADVCALTAEEAIQRVSNLLSQRNRLN comes from the coding sequence TTGTCTGAATCGCTTAAAAAAACATTTCAATCTAATTTAGGCGAATTAGATAATGCGGAAATGATGCTGTGGCTCAATAAAACCATTGAGTCTGAAATCATCCCCCGCTTACTTATGGGGCATAAATTAGTTTCCGCCAATGGTTTGAATGGCGATGAAACTGAGATTGAGGTGAAGCAATCAGAAATTGTCGACTTTTGCCAAACATTAATAGATGGGCCTGTAGAGGAATGCTTCTCTTTTATAGAGCGCATGAAAAAATCGGGGCATTCTCTTATCTCCCTCTATGTAAATCTCATCCCAGCATCTACTAGGCGTTTACAGGAGCTTTGGGAGAATGATGAAAACAGCTTTACGGAGGTCACGCTGGCCCTAGGGCGTGCTCAGAATCTGATTCATCAACTTAGTCCCATCTTCGTCAATCAAAGTAATTTCAGCGAGTTCCAGGGAAATGCTCTTCTTGTTAACGTGCCAGGATCACAGCACACCCTAGGCATCTTAATGTTGGGCGAGTTTTTCAAACTAGCCGGCTGGAATACAACAGTGGAAATTGAAATTTCCAGTGAAGAGTTAAAAGATCGAATTCGCTTACAAGCCTGTGATTTAGTTGCTATTTCTGTCTCAACTGAGGCTCAGTGGGATACAATGGAATCGTTGTTGAAAGAAATAAAAATAGTCTCAAAAAATAAAGAGATACTGACGATGGTGGGTGGACCGTTATTCGACTTCAAACCAGAGCTAGTTAGCACCTGCTCTGCAGACGTTTGCGCCCTTACGGCAGAAGAAGCTATTCAGAGAGTTTCTAACCTGTTATCACAAAGAAACCGTTTGAATTAA
- the bchF gene encoding 2-vinyl bacteriochlorophyllide hydratase: protein MEKTYKPLYTPEERVKRDATKWTLVQGILAPVQFLVFLVSLYLVLRFLWTGEGESAANISVVVKTLTLYTIMITGCIWEKVVFNCYLFAPAFFWEDVFSMLVLLLHTLYLVALATGYLDQYQLMILALAAYATYVVNAGQFIWKLRMARLDQEKKQRESQLGAEAIRLEAAQAAGINSSQATLTGLSVDEAEELHRNLVQGTQFFGFIAIIAHLLAYIYSPWLK, encoded by the coding sequence ATGGAAAAAACATATAAGCCACTCTACACCCCAGAAGAAAGGGTAAAAAGAGACGCGACTAAATGGACCCTGGTTCAGGGAATCTTAGCGCCTGTTCAATTTTTGGTTTTTTTGGTGAGCTTGTATTTAGTGCTGCGTTTTTTGTGGACAGGAGAAGGGGAGTCCGCAGCCAATATCTCGGTGGTGGTGAAAACCTTAACGCTCTACACGATCATGATTACTGGATGCATTTGGGAAAAAGTCGTTTTCAATTGCTATTTATTTGCACCGGCATTCTTCTGGGAAGATGTCTTCAGTATGTTGGTATTGCTTTTGCATACTTTATATCTAGTAGCTTTAGCAACAGGCTACTTAGACCAATATCAATTAATGATTTTGGCATTAGCTGCCTATGCAACTTACGTAGTGAATGCAGGCCAATTTATTTGGAAGTTGCGGATGGCGCGTCTAGATCAAGAAAAGAAACAGCGCGAGTCTCAGCTTGGCGCTGAGGCTATTCGTCTTGAAGCTGCTCAAGCAGCAGGTATTAATAGCTCTCAAGCCACCTTAACCGGCTTAAGTGTGGATGAAGCTGAAGAGTTACATCGCAATCTAGTTCAAGGGACACAATTTTTTGGATTTATAGCAATCATTGCGCATCTCCTTGCTTATATATATTCCCCTTGGTTGAAATAA
- the chlG gene encoding chlorophyll synthase ChlG gives MRRFPAPSAILELLKPITWFPPMWAFACGVIATGVSFEGRWHLLVAGVILAGPMVCAASQAVNDWFDREVDAINEPQRPIPSGRMPGAWGLYVAIIWTGLSLLLGWFISPWAFVATLLGLLLAWFYSMPPLRFKQNGWLGNAACGISYEGLAWFTGSAVMMGDLFPSTPSILLAILYSIGAHGIMTLNDFKAIEGDRQMGVLSLPVQLGVAGAAENACLMMLAPQFGVFGLLLIWGAYWQAGVIVLLIAGQIVMMRNFLLDPVKRALFLSGFGVPLFVAGMMVSAFAVAGRFSVN, from the coding sequence ATGCGCCGCTTTCCTGCGCCATCCGCAATTTTAGAGTTGTTAAAACCCATTACTTGGTTTCCACCCATGTGGGCGTTTGCCTGTGGAGTGATTGCAACTGGCGTTTCCTTTGAGGGACGTTGGCACTTATTAGTTGCTGGAGTCATTCTCGCTGGTCCGATGGTCTGCGCTGCTAGTCAGGCAGTAAACGATTGGTTTGACCGTGAAGTGGATGCAATTAACGAACCGCAGCGTCCTATTCCCTCTGGTCGGATGCCGGGGGCTTGGGGTTTATACGTTGCCATTATTTGGACTGGTCTCTCACTCTTGTTGGGTTGGTTCATTAGTCCCTGGGCATTTGTGGCAACACTACTCGGTCTTTTGCTGGCCTGGTTCTACAGCATGCCGCCATTACGCTTTAAGCAAAACGGTTGGTTAGGTAATGCGGCTTGTGGAATTTCCTACGAGGGCTTGGCTTGGTTTACAGGCTCAGCGGTGATGATGGGAGACTTATTCCCCTCTACGCCATCCATTCTGCTGGCTATTTTATATAGCATCGGCGCGCACGGCATCATGACCTTGAATGACTTCAAGGCGATTGAAGGCGATCGTCAAATGGGGGTACTTTCTTTACCCGTCCAGCTCGGTGTTGCAGGTGCCGCTGAAAATGCGTGTTTGATGATGTTGGCTCCCCAATTTGGCGTCTTTGGCCTTCTATTGATCTGGGGTGCTTACTGGCAGGCTGGCGTGATTGTGCTGTTGATAGCGGGGCAAATAGTGATGATGCGTAATTTCTTGCTAGATCCAGTTAAGCGCGCATTATTTCTGAGTGGTTTTGGTGTGCCATTGTTTGTTGCAGGAATGATGGTGAGTGCGTTTGCAGTGGCAGGACGTTTCTCGGTCAATTAA
- the puhC gene encoding photosynthetic complex assembly protein PuhC, which yields MSILQSKDSLSPVAKILVATGMVILLLLVFINSRDLSQVREPDAVPTKVLQLRFEDRPDGSIAVINYKTGQEIDSVQGEAGFVRGTLRGLAQERKRRGLDGGPPFELIYRADGRLTLFDTATGRMLDLESFGPTNAGTFFKLFDASQAVAVSKS from the coding sequence ATGAGTATTCTACAAAGCAAGGATTCTCTATCACCTGTAGCCAAGATACTGGTGGCCACTGGGATGGTCATTTTGTTGCTATTGGTATTTATTAACAGTCGTGACTTGAGTCAGGTAAGAGAGCCAGATGCAGTGCCTACCAAAGTATTGCAGTTGCGCTTTGAAGATCGTCCAGATGGTTCTATCGCAGTAATTAATTACAAAACTGGACAGGAGATCGATTCCGTTCAAGGTGAGGCGGGATTTGTTAGAGGTACTCTGCGTGGGCTTGCCCAAGAAAGAAAGCGCAGGGGATTGGATGGTGGGCCACCCTTTGAATTAATTTATAGAGCAGATGGCCGCTTGACTTTATTCGATACAGCGACCGGGCGCATGCTTGATTTAGAGTCTTTTGGACCTACCAATGCAGGAACATTTTTTAAGTTATTTGATGCATCACAGGCTGTAGCAGTTAGTAAATCATAA
- the puhE gene encoding putative photosynthetic complex assembly protein PuhE yields MPCRLMFVWFLLGNLMSIVWPILYSIFIWWFSTGIILLLNQRHPSTYKNAFWVSGMILALALVGLKTSANLSTVAGAYCGFTCAILVWGWQEIGFLFGYVTGPRRDPCPENCRGWQKAYLAFKTIQHHEIALVILALAVTVMTWGGSNQTGFWTFMILWLMRQSAKLNIFLGVLNLNERFLPNHLKYIFTYFTCKPMNPLLPISVIGGALFAIPLWQAALDPNASDFVVASMSLTGAILSLAVLEHILMVVPFSSEGLWKWGMRS; encoded by the coding sequence ATGCCTTGCCGGCTGATGTTCGTATGGTTCCTTCTTGGTAATTTGATGAGCATTGTCTGGCCCATCCTCTACTCCATTTTTATATGGTGGTTTAGCACGGGAATTATTCTCTTGCTAAACCAACGTCATCCTTCGACCTATAAAAATGCTTTTTGGGTAAGCGGTATGATTTTGGCTTTGGCTTTAGTTGGACTAAAAACTAGTGCCAATTTAAGTACTGTAGCCGGTGCTTATTGCGGCTTTACCTGTGCCATTTTGGTTTGGGGTTGGCAAGAAATCGGCTTCTTATTTGGTTACGTTACCGGTCCTCGTCGAGATCCTTGCCCAGAAAATTGTCGGGGCTGGCAAAAGGCCTATCTTGCATTTAAGACGATCCAGCATCATGAGATTGCCTTGGTAATTCTGGCACTTGCTGTGACTGTAATGACTTGGGGTGGCTCTAACCAGACTGGTTTTTGGACTTTTATGATTCTCTGGCTAATGAGGCAGAGTGCAAAGTTAAATATCTTCTTGGGTGTTTTGAATCTTAATGAACGATTCCTGCCTAATCATCTTAAATACATCTTTACGTATTTCACCTGCAAACCCATGAATCCATTGCTTCCAATATCTGTGATTGGTGGTGCTCTCTTTGCAATTCCATTATGGCAAGCTGCGCTTGATCCTAATGCAAGTGATTTCGTGGTTGCCTCAATGTCATTGACTGGCGCTATTTTGTCCTTGGCAGTCTTAGAGCACATTTTGATGGTGGTTCCTTTTTCTAGTGAAGGCTTATGGAAATGGGGGATGCGATCATAA
- the acsF gene encoding magnesium-protoporphyrin IX monomethyl ester (oxidative) cyclase — MNLDSAESMLQSQIPAKGEVNQSTKMALEDAVLSPRFYTTNFKEMDRISIDSLRPEWDALMAEYEGDNNHDHFQRPADMDKDYSNLHPALYDEFVDFLISSITSEFSGCILYAEIKRKVTNPDMRMLFGYMARDESRHAGFINQWLKDFNIGIDLGFLAKAKKYTYFRPKFIFYATYLSEKIGYARYITIFRELESRPETRFHPIFLWFERWCNDEFRHGESFALIMRANPKLLQGVNKLWIRFFILAVYATMYVRDHTRIELYKAMKISPTDYDKKVLFITNEIIKQVFPISVNLDDPRFYQYLEEMRMVFEKMDVCKKEGGLINKLKTAVLGARAGIIFLKLYFMPVQDNALPADVRMVPSW; from the coding sequence ATGAATTTAGATAGCGCAGAAAGTATGTTGCAAAGTCAAATCCCTGCAAAGGGTGAAGTTAATCAATCCACCAAGATGGCATTAGAAGATGCAGTATTGAGCCCGCGCTTTTATACGACTAATTTTAAAGAGATGGATCGTATCAGCATTGATTCCTTGCGCCCTGAGTGGGATGCATTGATGGCAGAGTATGAGGGTGATAACAATCATGATCACTTTCAGCGCCCTGCTGATATGGACAAGGATTACTCTAATCTTCATCCGGCCTTATATGATGAGTTTGTTGACTTCTTGATCAGCTCAATTACTTCTGAGTTTTCTGGTTGCATTTTGTATGCTGAGATTAAGCGTAAGGTCACCAATCCTGACATGCGCATGTTGTTCGGTTACATGGCTAGAGATGAAAGCCGTCACGCTGGCTTTATTAATCAATGGCTCAAGGACTTCAACATCGGTATTGATCTAGGTTTTTTAGCGAAGGCTAAGAAATATACTTACTTTAGGCCTAAGTTTATTTTTTACGCTACCTATCTCTCCGAGAAGATTGGTTATGCCCGCTACATCACTATTTTCCGCGAACTTGAAAGTCGCCCTGAAACACGCTTTCATCCGATCTTTTTATGGTTTGAGCGCTGGTGTAATGATGAATTCCGCCATGGTGAATCTTTTGCATTAATCATGCGTGCCAATCCGAAGTTACTCCAAGGCGTAAATAAGCTATGGATTCGTTTCTTCATCCTTGCGGTGTATGCCACGATGTATGTACGTGACCATACTCGTATTGAACTCTATAAGGCGATGAAGATCTCCCCAACAGATTACGATAAAAAGGTACTTTTCATCACCAACGAAATTATTAAGCAAGTCTTCCCAATTTCCGTGAATTTAGATGACCCCCGTTTCTATCAGTATCTTGAAGAGATGAGAATGGTGTTTGAGAAGATGGATGTGTGCAAAAAAGAGGGTGGTTTAATCAATAAGTTGAAGACTGCCGTTTTAGGCGCGCGTGCTGGCATTATATTTTTGAAGTTGTACTTCATGCCAGTTCAAGACAATGCCTTGCCGGCTGATGTTCGTATGGTTCCTTCTTGGTAA
- the puhB gene encoding photosynthetic complex putative assembly protein PuhB has product MSQQPYQSAEYEFEAALGLPEPLPQDEFILWQGAPNWISMAKHVFRLQWLGLYFAAIVIWQLISVALSEGGLAAGWSSVALAFALAVLGLILVGFMAYWSATEAMYTLTNRRIVMRVGIVLTVTFNLPYKTLGSAGLRLYKDGTGDIPMQISSEDKIAYFHLWPHARPWRLAVPEPMMRCVPEAKQVAAILTEAWIASAGLSKKAAQEIQVEQAGVQTA; this is encoded by the coding sequence GTGAGTCAACAACCTTATCAATCAGCAGAGTATGAGTTTGAGGCGGCCTTAGGGTTGCCTGAACCATTGCCACAAGATGAATTTATCTTGTGGCAGGGAGCTCCTAATTGGATCTCCATGGCAAAGCACGTATTTCGTTTGCAATGGCTAGGCCTGTACTTTGCAGCAATTGTGATTTGGCAATTGATTTCTGTAGCCCTTAGTGAGGGTGGCTTAGCCGCTGGATGGAGTAGCGTGGCACTTGCTTTTGCCTTAGCTGTGCTTGGGCTGATATTAGTTGGTTTCATGGCTTATTGGTCTGCAACTGAAGCTATGTACACCTTAACGAACCGCCGTATCGTGATGAGAGTCGGTATTGTTTTGACCGTCACATTTAATCTTCCGTACAAAACTTTAGGCAGTGCCGGTCTCAGGTTATACAAAGACGGTACAGGTGATATTCCAATGCAAATTTCCTCTGAGGATAAGATTGCCTACTTTCATTTGTGGCCTCATGCACGTCCATGGCGTTTAGCTGTTCCAGAGCCAATGATGCGTTGTGTTCCAGAGGCAAAGCAGGTGGCAGCCATCCTGACAGAAGCCTGGATTGCATCTGCTGGTTTGAGCAAAAAAGCAGCTCAAGAAATTCAAGTTGAGCAAGCTGGAGTGCAGACGGCATGA
- the puhA gene encoding photosynthetic reaction center subunit H, whose amino-acid sequence MATGAITEYIDVAQLVLYAFWVFFAGLVYYLTIESKREGFPLEYDIRGETRRAEGIAGMPAPKTFHTEYFGDVTVPKDEPLEKVAARPSSYLNGAPLVPTGNPMLDGVGPGAFTMRADIPDMTSEGQKRILPGRLLGQFSVAKQDRNPVGMEVRGDDGVVAGTVKELWIDQAEVMIRYFEIETLPEFGGRRVLLPMNFSRVHRDYINVKSILGNQFALVPGLKSQDQITLLEEEKIMAYYGGGTLYATPERQEPLI is encoded by the coding sequence ATGGCAACCGGAGCAATTACAGAATATATAGATGTTGCGCAATTGGTTCTATATGCATTTTGGGTATTTTTTGCAGGTCTTGTGTATTACCTGACTATTGAAAGTAAGCGCGAAGGTTTTCCGCTTGAGTACGATATTCGGGGTGAAACGCGACGAGCTGAAGGTATTGCTGGTATGCCAGCGCCGAAGACTTTTCATACAGAATATTTTGGTGATGTAACTGTGCCCAAAGATGAGCCCCTTGAGAAAGTGGCTGCTCGACCTTCAAGCTACTTAAATGGCGCTCCTTTGGTTCCAACTGGAAACCCAATGTTAGATGGGGTTGGACCAGGGGCATTTACGATGCGCGCAGACATTCCTGACATGACATCGGAAGGTCAAAAGCGGATTCTGCCAGGGCGTTTACTCGGTCAATTTAGCGTTGCCAAGCAAGATCGAAATCCAGTTGGCATGGAAGTCAGAGGCGATGATGGTGTTGTTGCTGGCACCGTGAAAGAGTTATGGATCGATCAGGCTGAAGTAATGATTCGTTATTTCGAAATTGAAACTTTGCCCGAATTTGGCGGCAGAAGAGTATTGCTACCAATGAACTTCTCCCGAGTCCATCGCGATTACATTAACGTCAAATCGATTCTGGGCAATCAATTTGCTTTAGTGCCGGGTTTAAAGAGTCAAGATCAAATTACTCTGTTGGAAGAAGAGAAGATCATGGCTTATTACGGTGGCGGCACTCTTTATGCAACCCCTGAGCGCCAAGAACCTCTTATTTAA
- a CDS encoding BCD family MFS transporter, whose translation MNTSQPTYLTWPQIARLGLVQASLGSIVVLTTSLLNRVMVVELALPAILPGALVAIHYFIQLIRPRMGFGSDQTRRATPWIRGGILVLASGGVLAAASTILLSSSVGWGIALATVAFLMIGVGVSSSGTALLVLLAKRVEPKKKAAAATCVWLMMIFGFAFTASVSGKFLTPFSFERLLMVSTTVSVIAVVVTFLAIWGMESPLVKTQQSSSSADEAESASSPMNVSFREAFAEVWQESRVRSFTWFVFVSMLAYSSQDLILEPFAAVAFGFSPAETTTLSGLQNGGVLLGMLFLAFITSKAKSQTLTSLSTWTIGGCLASALAMLGLVLSGPIENVMFFQAAVFLLGIFNGAFSIAAIGSMMQFASMGSARREGVRMGIWGASQAMAFGLGGIIGTGLSDIARIVLGDPASAYAFVFFLEGVLFVVAAYLSFQTRAQKQTNELSKQLVGV comes from the coding sequence ATGAACACTTCTCAACCCACCTATCTCACTTGGCCTCAAATCGCTCGATTAGGTTTAGTGCAAGCGTCTTTGGGATCCATTGTGGTGTTAACTACCTCGCTACTAAATCGTGTAATGGTAGTTGAACTAGCTCTGCCAGCAATCCTGCCTGGTGCATTGGTGGCGATTCATTATTTTATTCAGTTAATACGGCCCCGGATGGGTTTTGGCTCTGACCAAACGCGTAGAGCTACTCCTTGGATTCGTGGCGGAATATTAGTATTAGCGAGCGGTGGGGTACTTGCTGCTGCCTCAACGATTCTATTAAGTAGCTCAGTAGGATGGGGCATTGCGCTGGCCACGGTTGCCTTTTTAATGATCGGTGTTGGCGTTAGTTCAAGCGGCACCGCATTGTTGGTTCTTCTGGCAAAACGTGTAGAGCCGAAAAAGAAGGCTGCCGCTGCTACCTGCGTTTGGTTAATGATGATTTTTGGTTTTGCTTTTACGGCTAGTGTCAGCGGAAAGTTTCTGACGCCATTTTCATTTGAGCGTTTGTTAATGGTTTCCACCACCGTTTCTGTGATTGCAGTGGTGGTGACATTCTTAGCCATTTGGGGAATGGAGTCCCCACTTGTAAAAACGCAACAGTCTTCTTCTAGTGCAGATGAGGCTGAGTCAGCATCTAGCCCCATGAATGTTAGCTTTCGGGAAGCCTTTGCTGAGGTCTGGCAAGAGAGCAGGGTACGTTCGTTTACTTGGTTTGTCTTTGTGTCAATGCTGGCGTATAGCTCTCAAGATTTAATCTTGGAACCTTTTGCTGCAGTTGCCTTTGGGTTCTCACCCGCAGAGACAACAACATTGTCTGGCTTGCAAAATGGTGGCGTCCTCCTTGGGATGCTCTTTTTAGCCTTCATTACGAGCAAAGCTAAATCTCAGACTTTAACGTCATTGAGTACTTGGACTATTGGCGGCTGTCTTGCTTCAGCCTTGGCGATGTTGGGCCTTGTCTTATCAGGCCCCATTGAAAATGTCATGTTCTTTCAGGCGGCTGTTTTCTTATTGGGGATCTTTAATGGCGCATTTTCTATCGCCGCAATTGGATCGATGATGCAATTTGCCAGTATGGGCAGCGCTCGGCGTGAGGGTGTTCGCATGGGTATTTGGGGGGCATCGCAAGCGATGGCCTTTGGTTTAGGTGGAATTATTGGAACTGGCTTGAGCGATATCGCAAGGATTGTTTTAGGCGATCCCGCTTCGGCATATGCTTTTGTCTTTTTCTTAGAAGGTGTTTTATTTGTGGTGGCTGCTTACTTGTCATTTCAGACGCGTGCGCAAAAACAAACAAACGAGTTATCAAAGCAATTGGTTGGCGTTTAA
- the bchM gene encoding magnesium protoporphyrin IX methyltransferase, with amino-acid sequence MQKNSYTQKRSQLEEYFDRTAVDAWAKLTSTAKVSGIRAKVRAGREEMRHLLLSYLPNDLTGHRVLDAGCGTGVLAADLAKRGAHVLAIDLSPTLVDLARERIGNDFGAGSIEFRSGDMLDPALGEFDHVVCMDSMIHYHHLDIADAMAKLADRTRANIAFTFAPNNAALSTLLTIGSLFPRSDRSPFIQPISMESLTRTFSQHDGLTDWAPVSTQKVQRAFYFSQAMRLSKKQANQNIAR; translated from the coding sequence ATGCAAAAAAACTCCTACACTCAAAAACGTAGCCAACTAGAGGAATACTTTGATCGAACGGCAGTTGATGCTTGGGCGAAGTTAACTTCGACTGCGAAGGTGAGCGGCATTCGTGCCAAGGTCAGAGCGGGTCGCGAAGAGATGCGTCACCTATTACTCAGTTATTTACCTAATGATTTGACTGGTCATCGAGTATTGGATGCTGGCTGTGGAACTGGCGTGTTGGCGGCCGATTTAGCTAAGCGCGGAGCACATGTCCTTGCGATTGACTTATCACCCACTCTAGTTGATTTGGCTCGCGAGAGAATTGGCAATGATTTTGGAGCAGGCTCTATTGAGTTTCGTTCAGGCGATATGCTCGATCCTGCCTTAGGTGAATTTGATCATGTCGTTTGTATGGACTCCATGATTCACTATCACCATTTGGATATTGCTGATGCTATGGCTAAGCTGGCCGATCGTACGCGAGCCAATATCGCTTTTACTTTTGCTCCTAATAATGCCGCACTAAGTACATTGCTTACTATTGGCAGCTTATTTCCGCGTAGTGATCGATCGCCATTTATCCAACCGATTTCGATGGAATCTCTCACTAGAACTTTTAGTCAGCATGATGGTCTTACTGATTGGGCGCCAGTGAGCACCCAAAAAGTACAGCGTGCTTTTTATTTTTCACAGGCTATGCGTCTCAGTAAGAAGCAGGCCAATCAAAATATAGCGCGATAG